One segment of Triticum aestivum cultivar Chinese Spring chromosome 2A, IWGSC CS RefSeq v2.1, whole genome shotgun sequence DNA contains the following:
- the LOC123190703 gene encoding serine/arginine repetitive matrix protein 1-like produces MDPRETPHTLSRSSPLPHALLGAIGSRPRALSFAGRCCRRKNSQSRAACSTRFPARRRPRLTSLCCHKRSRGRGTSSTAAAGAAAFRSSPPPARSTSPPSDTTTASATHLRTRPSPRLRRRPTGGAPPPTPETAVVFLCFGLSGVRHELLSGV; encoded by the exons ATGGACCCCAGGGAAACCCCGCACACCCTGTCCCGATCTTCCCCGTTGCCACACGCCCTGCTTGGGGCGATTGGATCTCGTCCCAGAGCTTTGTCGTTCGCCGGACGCTGTTGTCGCCGTAAGAACTCGCAGAGCCGCGCCGCCTGCTCCACTCGATTCCCTGCTCGAAGACGCCCTCGCCTGACGTCTTTGTGTTGCCATAAACGCAGCAGAGGGAGAGGAACGAGctcgaccgccgccgccggagccgccgcgttCAGGTCTTCACCGCCGCCGGCACGGTCCACCTCGCCGCCGTCCgacaccaccaccgcctccgccactCACCTCCGCACCCGTCCGTCACCTCGCCTTCGTCGGAGACCCACCGGAGGAGCGCCGCCGCCAACGCCCGAGACCGCCGTCGTTTTCCTCTGTTTTGG attgtccggagtgcgacacgagctattgtcaggagtgtga
- the LOC123190704 gene encoding uncharacterized protein, whose protein sequence is MAEPISSDRLEVVDEMDIGKSAQELTMEKEEMAAEEENFASYRSAWESRWGPEGCGFFEDTTQLSSMHFTHLTPKPSLDDAIVAETLQILSIKLTKIKGGFKLPLSVYGVVAARDSVDNSRNLLFAHSRITPQRIRQHNPYLRLIGPSRAILCRDPVRFEIQLKVERGAVSRDRALISATRDFYARHPGVHTICFENRFCKIELCVERLVETIQATICSVRVVKQGTRQRVESRCRVSCSTTSYSRKIIDGKPTYVANAPSGEVVLLDRFKKAMPSGSDGYLDLSRRVVSVEHEGSLKVVVQTCSSFGDIIAEGHVSLASKYFGFSQKKFNVDDAELEITVAWSLLVVDKDDIVRPVFI, encoded by the exons ATGGCCGAACCCATATCTTCCGACAGATTGGAAGTTGTTGACGAGATGGACATAGGCAAATCAGCCCAAGAATTAACCATGGAGAAGGAGGAGATGGCCGCTGAGGAAGAGAATTTTGCTTCATACAGAAGTGCCTGGGAATCTAGATGGGGACCCGAGGGGTGCGGTTTCTTCGAAGACACAA CGCAATTGAGCTCCATGCATTTCACACACTTGACACCTAAACCCAGCTTAGACGATGCTATCGTCGCGGAGACCTTGCAGATCCTCTCCATTAAACTGACAAAAATTAAAGGTGGCTTCAAATTGCCATTGTCTGTGTATGGTGTGGTTGCTGCTCGGGACAGTGTCGATAACAGTCGCAACCTTCTCTTCGCGCACAGTAGGATAACGCCCCAAAGAATCAGGCAACAC AATCCATATTTGCGCTTGATTGGGCCGTCTCGTGCAATTCTCTGCAGAGACCCTGTTCGCTTTGAAATCCAGCTAAAAGTTGAACGTGGAGCAGTGTCTCGAGATAGAGCATTGATCAGCGCAACTCGTGATTTCTACGCTCGTCATCCTGGTGTGCATACCATCTGCTTTGAGAACCGCTTCTGCAAAATAGAGTTATGCGTCGAGCGGCTTGTGGAGACGATCCAGGCCACAATCTGCAGTGTTCGTGTTGTTAAACAGGGGACACGGCAGCGTGTTGAAAGTCGATGCCGAGTTTCTTGCTCGACAACATCATACTCACGCAAGATCATCGATGGTAAACCTACTTATGTTGCTAATGCCCCGTCTGGTGAAGTCGTGCTGCTTGATCGTTTTAAAAAAGCAATGCCCAGTGGTTCAGATGGCTACCTTGATCTGTCGAGGCGTGTGGTCTCTGTAGAACATGAAGGCAGCCTGAAAGTTGTCGTGCAGACTTGCTCGTCATTCGGTGATATCATTGCAGAAGGACATGTCTCCTTGGCATCCAAATATTTTGGCTTCAGCCAGAAGAAATTTAACGTTGATGATGCTGAGCTGGAGATAACCGTTGCTTGGTCCCTCCTTGTTGTGGACAAGGACGATATCGTGAGACCGGTGTTTATTTGA